A DNA window from Arachis hypogaea cultivar Tifrunner chromosome 18, arahy.Tifrunner.gnm2.J5K5, whole genome shotgun sequence contains the following coding sequences:
- the LOC112770305 gene encoding protein FAR1-RELATED SEQUENCE 5-like: MTRLDTEESSRVADDAKDQGSSSATVRSVEEPNSSNRCEAGVTTEDLAIAEFDSVEEAYVRYVEYARVTGFAVRKGDSGRDNEGNVVRKFFFCNREGLRDKKHYERIDRQRAHKPITRTNSNARFLVHLDKGCGKLNMKSFVVDHNHELAPADHTNVMAPHRHMSEGDKAHVHSLHEAGFQTTQIMGFFAYLAGGYRNLHFIKKDLYNYIDDVRRSRIVEGDTAAAISYLKGKIELNSLVVVQYSYCAENHLGNLFWCDGQMQHDYDCFGDVLAFDSTYRKNLYNRPLVIISGTNHHRQTIIFGFGLLEDEKIPSYKWLLRSFLDVMRQKEPMVVVTDGDKSMKKAIRSEFPNATHRPCSWHLAWNVVSNIKDANFCSAFKTAVYGNFVVEEFENYWAEMVESFGLENNDWIEKTYEKRAQWANAYLCDKFCARVRTTLRCEGINSSLKKFIRSGNCLLELVENLDRVVKDYQNNEFMADFKCLYSEPVMTTGLESIEKAVSKVYTREIFFEVKKQIESVAALLVLHHETYGTIQKFMLRKFRRPLRVYTILYNSSSKNYECSCKLWNSLGVPCSHIFCAMKELEIEALPRRLVLRRSCKDAKTLEKVGAVPMADPEKAFRERYGSMWSALAKLTKEIESAGPRGGRNRFRRAGDDHVNMLDPTIVKSKGAPRGSTNAKIGRRCRRCNGLGHDRRNCTARNEQPDDEVVGTMNGQYQTSCKRV; the protein is encoded by the exons ATGACAAGGTTGGATACTGAGGAAAGTAGTAGGGTAGCAGATGATGCAAAAGATCAAGGATCTAGTTCAGCAACTGTGAGGTCAGTTGAAGAACCAAATAGTTCCAATCGCTGCGAGGCAGGGGTAACAACAGAAGATTTGGCTATTGCTGAGTTCGATTCAGTTGAGGAGGCATATGTAAGGTATGTGGAATATGCACGGGTTACCGGGTTTGCGGTTCGAAAGGGAGATTCGGGAAGAGATAATGAAGGTAATGTTGTGAGAAAATTTTTCTTCTGCAACAGAGAAGGATTGCGCGATAAGAAACATTACGAGAGGATTGATAGACAGCGGGCACACAAACCAATTACAAGAACCAATTCTAATGCTAGGTTTCTGGTTCATCTAGACAAGGGTTGTGGAAAGTTGAATATGAAGTCTTTCGTTGTGGATCATAACCATGAACTAGCCCCAGCAGACCACACAAATGTAATGGCACCACATCGGCACATGTCGGAAGGTGACAAGGCCCATGTTCATAGCTTGCATGAAGCAGGTTTCCAGACAACCCAAATCATGGGATTCTTTGCCTATCTCGCAGGTGGTTATCGCAATTTGCATTTTATAAAGAAGGATCTATATAACTATATCGATGATGTTCGACGTTCCCGCATAGTGGAGGGTGATACTGCTGCGGCCATTAGCTATCTTAAAGGGAAGATTGAACTTAATTCCCTAGTTGTGGTACAATACTCGTACTGTGCTGAGAACCATTTGGGTAATCTGTTTTGGTGTGATGGTCAAATGCAGCATGACTATGATTGTTTTGGTGATGTCTTGGCCTTTGACTCAACCTATAGAAAGAATTTATACAATAGGCCTTTGGTGATTATTTCAGGTACTAACCATCATAGACAAACCATTATATTTGGGTTTGggttgcttgaggatgagaagATTCCTTCTTATAAATGGTTGCTAAGGAGTTTTTTGGATGTAATGAGGCAAAAGGAGCCGATGGTTGTGGTTACTGATGGAGACAAATCAATGAAGAAGGCTATCCGGAGCGAGTTTCCTAATGCAACACACAGACCATGTAGTTGGCATCTTGCTTGGAATGTTGTCTCTAATATTAAGGATGCTAATTTCTGTAGTGCATTCAAGACTGCGGTGTATGGAAACTTTGTGGTTGAAGAGTTTGAGAACTATTGGGCGGAGATGGTTGAGAGCTTTGGTTTAGAGAATAATGATTGGATTGAAAAAACATACGAGAAGAGGGCGCAATGGGCGAACGCCTATCTGTGTGATAAGTTTTGTGCTAGAGTTAGAACAACATTGAGATGTGAGGGAATCAATTCATCCCTCAAGAAGTTTATTAGATCTGGAAATTGTCTACTTGAGCTCGTGGAGAACCTGGATCGTGTGGTGAAGGATTATCAGAATAATGAGTTCATGGCCGACTTCAAATGCTTGTATTCGGAACCGGTGATGACAACAGGGTTGGAAAGTATTGAGAAGGCTGTAAGCAAGGTGTATACGCGAGAAATATTCTTTGAGGTTAAGAAACAAATAGAGTCAGTTGCTGCATTGCTCGTGCTTCATCATGAGACTTATGGTACCATTCAAAAGTTCATGCTAAGGAAGTTCCGAAGGCCCCTTCGAGTTTATACTATTTTATACAATAGCAGTTCCAAAAATTATGAGTGCTCGTGCAAGTTGTGGAACAGTCTAGGGGTCCCTTGTAGTCATATATTTTGTGCGATGAAGGAACTTGAGATAGAGGCATTGCCAAGGCGATTAGTGCTTCGCAGGTCGTGTAAAGATGCAAAAACATTGGAGAAAGTTGGTGCGGTTCCAATGGCCGATCCGGAAAAGGCGTTTCGGGAACGTTATGGGTCCATGTGGAGTGCAT TGGCAAAACTGACGAAGGAAATTGAGTCAGCGGGCCCACGAGGCGGAAGGAACCGATTTAGGAGAGCAGGCGATGACCATGTCAACATGCTGGATCCAACTATTGTAAAGTCGAAGGGTGCTCCCAGGGGCAGCACGAACGCAAAAATAGGAAGGCGATGTAGAAGGTGTAATGGGCTTGGGCACGACCGTAGGAATTGTACTGCGAGGAACGAACAACCAGATGATGAG GTAGTAGGAACTATGAACGGCCAGTATCAAACTTCTTGTAAAAGGGTTTGA